The Ostreibacterium oceani region ATGGTGAAATTCAGTTAATTTTCAGTTAATTTGAAATTTCATTAACCGCATGCACCGCGTTGCTCAATATTACTCAATATTACCCAATATTACTATTGTTCAACAAAGGCACGTTCAATCGCATAGTGCCCCTGCTCTTTTTTAGTGCCTTCGCGAAAGCCCATCGCATTTAAGATGGCACAGGTGTCTTTTAGCATACTGGGGCTACCGCAGACCATAAATCGATCGACTTCAGGATTCATCGGTGGCAACCCTAAATCTAGATTAATTTTACCGTATTTGATCAAATCGGTTATGCGGCCTTGGTGTTGGTAAGGCTCACGCGTTACCGTTGGATAATAGAGGAGTTTATCCTTGACCCACTCACCAAAAAATTCATTATTGGGGAGCGCTTCAGTAATATATTTATTATAAGCCAATTCAGATACATAGCGCACGCCATGCGTTAAAATGACTTTGTCAAATTGCTCATAAATTTCGGGGTCTTTGATAATACTCATAAACGGCGCAAGCCCTGTGCCCGTGCTAATCAACCACAGATTTTTGCCTGGCAATATATAGTCAGTGACTAGTGTGCCTGTTGATTTATCCGACATGAGCAGTTCATCACCGACTTGGATTTTTTGCAACCGTGACGTCAGTGGTCCGTCGGGGACTTTGATACTTAAAAATTCTAACTCATCTTCGTAGTTGGCGCTGGCAATCGAATATGCGCGCATGAGTGGTTTGCCTTCGACTTCTAAACCAATCATAATAAAGTGCCCGTTTTTAAATCGAAAAGTCGGTTGACGGGTGGTTTTAAAACTAAACAATGTTTCATTCCAATGGTGAACTGCGGTGACTTTTTCGGTTAAATATCCCATGTAATGACAATCCTCTAATAATTTAATGTCTATTTACTTTTTACTTTAACAAACAAATCACGCAATGCCTACAAGCAATCACAGACCGCGCCATTCCATTTGTTGATAAGGTGTTGCCAAAGATTATACCAAAGTCACTGCACAGTACAACCAAGGTTGTATTCATTGGCTAATTTGACCAATTGAAATGCCACTTGACCATCCTTGCCATCTAATGTCATTGTTGCTCGATTGCAGCCATGAAACTGTAGCGTCATCGTGCCCCAAACTTCGATTCCTGGTGGACTAGATGGCGCGGTTGAAAAGTCCGCACCATTACCCAAAAAGCCCTGATATACAGTGAATGTATAAACCGCGTCTTTGACGATACGTGCATCGCTTAATTGACCATTTAGTTCTGCCATCAACCATTGCGCCTGCCCATCTCCTGTGCCTTTGTAACCATAATAGTACGCTAGCAAACGATTGGCATCGGGGCGAATAATATTAATCCCGAGGCCACTATAAACAGGATCATACCACGCGCCAGATACAGCGGACAACGCTGCTACACTCGTGTTGGTAACAAACTGCGCACCTGATGCGTGCTGCAAAATAAACGATTCATACGATGCAACGTCTGTGTACCCACTAGGATTACCCGATGCACAGCCACCCACGAGAAAACTCGCAATCCCTGCTTGCACATTGATACCGTTTTGTTTGATGTACAAAGGCGCGCCCGTATCGCCATAGCAAATATCTTTCGCCTGTGTATCACCAGCGCACAGGGTTGGCGGTGAATCATAGCCAAAAAGCGTTTGGCATTGCGCGTAATCGACTATCGGCAAATCCACCATCTGCAATGTGCGCGGATTCGTAATCGATAAAGGTGATACCGACGTACTTCCCATTCCTGCGACAGTGGCGATACGACTCGCCAATACATCGCCTGACCCATTAAGTACGGCATTAGGATAATTATGCGGCGTGGCAAGTTTTAGTAGTGCGATATCGTTAAATGTTGAACTCGATGTTGTGCGGTTGTAGTTTGGATGCACAACAATCTGTGAGACCGCCATTCGGTCATCGGCCACCAGCCGATTTGCCACAAAGCCTTGTGGATTTGGATTAACGTTCACGCGACTGGCATCCACTGGTGTATGGCTTGGATTGTTACTGACGCAGTGCGCTGAAGTCATCACCCACTCCTTATCTATAAACGCACCACCGCAAATACCGGTCGATGTGGGGCCTTGTGCCACAGATATCACAACAAACGATGGGTAGGCCGCGGCAAGGCTATCTTCGCCGCCGACAATTGCATGGGCAGTATTGACCACCAAGCTTAAACCAACGCTCAAAACCAGCCTAAAGCCAGAGTAAAAATCCAAGTTAAAACAATTAATTAAATACTTACCTAAACCCTTATCTAAACGAGCGATCCCTAATAAAATTGACTGGTTGTTCATCTTTGCCATAACGTCTCCTTGATTGTTAGTTAGTTGCACATTCATCGCCAGATTGCTTGCGGCAGCAGAATTGCAATGTAAATGCTCATACTTTTATGTTGCCCTTATGTTGCCCTTATGTTGCCCTTATGTTGCCCTTATGTTGCCCTTATGCTGCCCTTATGCTGCGCTTGTATTATCCACTCTATCACAATGGCGCGCTTGATGCATCGTTTTGATAGCACTTTACACCGTTAAAACCGCTATGGCGACTTTGGTTTTGCAGGTTGAACATTGATTTTGCGTTGCTTGTGAATATTTTTGTGAATATAAATAATGCTTTAAAATACCCAGCAAGTTGTCCTAAAGTTGGGGTGTAAGCTCACTATTCAACAGATGATTCAAACCATGCTGATGCTGAGGGTTTGTTCAGCGAATAATAAGCAAGCAAAAAACAACCCGCTTCACCCACACCAAAATAGATAGAATAACAGCCCATCGGAAAGACAATTGCGCCAGCGAAAACGACAAATGCTAATAACAAAAATGTATACTTGGGATTTCCTCGACGCTTAGAAATAGAAAGCATTACCCAGAATAAAATCCCTCCCCAAATGATAATAAATAGATAGTTCATGGGATTACGCCAACCAGCATCTAAAACAGTCGAACAAGTTAAACTGTCAAGCGCGAAAAAAATAAAACTCAATCCGACAAGGCAATACACCTTGGCTATTATTGACGGTGTTCCCAAATTTGTCGGCTTTGTGTTGGATTGGGGCGGTTTGTATGGGTTCATAAATTTTCTCTTGTCTTTTTTTACAAAAGGAGTTAGCTACCATTGGCGATAGGACGGCTCAACCAACGTTCAAATTTTAGTGCGTGTAATCCGCTTTAAACTTAACCCGTCATCACCCAATGTGCTGTGTCACGGACTGACAACGTCACGGTACAGCTCGGTGGTAAGAAATCCATCTGCCACCATGCCTTTTGATTGCTGAAATTGCTGCAAAGCACGGCGCGTTTTATTCCCAAACAGTCCATCGACAGCGCCTGCGTCAAACCCTTTGGAATTAAGGGATTGCTGGATGAGTTTAATATCATTACTGCTAACTGGTTTGGCGTTATTCGGCCAAGCAACTGACAACGGTGCGCGCCCAGCAATTTGGTCGCTCAGCAGCCCCACCGCCAGCGCATAAGCATCCGAGTTATTATAACGCTTAATAACATCAAAATTACGGTATAGCAAAAACTTAGGCCCAAAACGACCCGCAGGTACAAATAACTGCGCCTCAATGTCTACCGCTGGCAAAGGCGCCCCGTCAACCGCACGTACACCATGGCTTTGCCATTGAGATAACGATAGCCAATCACTACGATTATTAGCAAGCCAATAATCAAAATCGGTAGGTAAGCTAACTTCACGCCCCCAAGTATAGCCACTTTGCCAGCCCATCTCCGCTAAATAAAACCCTGCTGACGCGAGTGCATCATTTGCTTCCCACAAGTCTCGGCGTCCATCTTGGTTAAAATCGATGGCATACTGCAAATAAGTGGATGGAATAAACTGCGTATGCCCCATGCCACCTGCCCAAGAACCTGTGATATCCAGCGATGATAAATCACCGCGGCTGATGAGCTTGAGCGCAGCGAGGAGTTCTTGC contains the following coding sequences:
- a CDS encoding S1 family peptidase, yielding MAKMNNQSILLGIARLDKGLGKYLINCFNLDFYSGFRLVLSVGLSLVVNTAHAIVGGEDSLAAAYPSFVVISVAQGPTSTGICGGAFIDKEWVMTSAHCVSNNPSHTPVDASRVNVNPNPQGFVANRLVADDRMAVSQIVVHPNYNRTTSSSTFNDIALLKLATPHNYPNAVLNGSGDVLASRIATVAGMGSTSVSPLSITNPRTLQMVDLPIVDYAQCQTLFGYDSPPTLCAGDTQAKDICYGDTGAPLYIKQNGINVQAGIASFLVGGCASGNPSGYTDVASYESFILQHASGAQFVTNTSVAALSAVSGAWYDPVYSGLGINIIRPDANRLLAYYYGYKGTGDGQAQWLMAELNGQLSDARIVKDAVYTFTVYQGFLGNGADFSTAPSSPPGIEVWGTMTLQFHGCNRATMTLDGKDGQVAFQLVKLANEYNLGCTVQ
- a CDS encoding lytic murein transglycosylase, producing the protein MMRKIRFVSLIGAIGAMLGGYGLITPVFADTPASVQSDAQSDVQMMSFSDWKRDFAGKALAAGIAEPLITEFVQKTQPYERAITHDNNQSEFKKFLWDYLSSAVSAQRVITGKAQYQQYTGLFDKISQQTGVPGHIVTAIWGMESNYGGFMGNVPIISAMATLAYDGRRRAFFEQELLAALKLISRGDLSSLDITGSWAGGMGHTQFIPSTYLQYAIDFNQDGRRDLWEANDALASAGFYLAEMGWQSGYTWGREVSLPTDFDYWLANNRSDWLSLSQWQSHGVRAVDGAPLPAVDIEAQLFVPAGRFGPKFLLYRNFDVIKRYNNSDAYALAVGLLSDQIAGRAPLSVAWPNNAKPVSSNDIKLIQQSLNSKGFDAGAVDGLFGNKTRRALQQFQQSKGMVADGFLTTELYRDVVSP
- a CDS encoding ferredoxin--NADP reductase, with product MGYLTEKVTAVHHWNETLFSFKTTRQPTFRFKNGHFIMIGLEVEGKPLMRAYSIASANYEDELEFLSIKVPDGPLTSRLQKIQVGDELLMSDKSTGTLVTDYILPGKNLWLISTGTGLAPFMSIIKDPEIYEQFDKVILTHGVRYVSELAYNKYITEALPNNEFFGEWVKDKLLYYPTVTREPYQHQGRITDLIKYGKINLDLGLPPMNPEVDRFMVCGSPSMLKDTCAILNAMGFREGTKKEQGHYAIERAFVEQ